From a single Pempheris klunzingeri isolate RE-2024b chromosome 2, fPemKlu1.hap1, whole genome shotgun sequence genomic region:
- the dusp7 gene encoding dual specificity protein phosphatase 7 has product MKTNHLWSGSVIVTMMMMSSKSVEWLQEELESGTSSLLLLDCRPHELYESSHIESAINLAIPGLMLRRLKKGNLPIRSIIPNNEDKEKFVKRCKTDVVVLYDEATPERQESGLGSSVLGLLLQKLRDDGCKAFYLEGGFNKFQSEYPEHCETNLDCSCPSSSPPASVLGLGGLRISSDCSDGESDREPGSATESEGSPLPNNQPAFPVQILPYLYLGCAKDSTNLDVLSKYNIKYILNVTPNLPNMFEHEGDFKYKQIPISDHWSQNLSQFFPEAISFIDEARSKKCGILVHCLAGISRSVTVTVAYLMQKLNLSLNDAYDFVKRKKSNISPNFNFMGQLLDFERTLGLNSPCDNHSTSPTHDQLFFTTPTNHNVFQLDTLEST; this is encoded by the exons ATGAAAACTAATCATCTGTGGAGCGGCTCCGTGATCGTGactatgatgatgatgtcgAGTAAGAGCGTGGAgtggctgcaggaggagctggagtcCGGGAccagctctctgctgctgctggactgcaGACCCCATGAGCTGTACGAGTCCTCGCACATAGAGTCGGCCATCAACCTGGCCATCCCGGGCCTCATGCTCCGGAGGCTGAAGAAGGGCAACCTCCCCATCCGCTCCATCATCCCCAACAACGAGGACAAGGAGAAATTTGTCAAGCGGTGCAAGACGGACGTGGTGGTCCTGTACGACGAGGCGACCCCGGAGCGGCAGGAGTCCGGGCTGGGGAGCTCCGTGCTGGGGCTGCTCCTGCAGAAGCTGCGGGACGACGGGTGCAAGGCTTTCTACCTGGAGG GGGGCTTCAACAAGTTCCAGTCCGAGTACCCCGAGCACTGCGAGACCAACTTGGACTGCTCCTGTCCCAGCAGCTCCCCGCCGGCCTCTGTCCTCGGCCTGGGAGGGCTCCGCATCAGCTCCGACTGCTCAGACGGGGAGTCAGACCGCGAGCCGGGCAGCGCCACGGAGTCGGAGGGCAGCCCGCTCCCCAACAACCAGCCAGCGTTTCCCGTCCAGATCCTGCCGTACCTTTACCTGGGCTGTGCCAAAGACTCCACCAACTTGGATGTGCTCAGCAAGTACAATATCAAGTACATCCTCAACGTGACGCCCAACCTGCCCAACATGTTCGAACACGAAGGGGACTTCAAGTACAAACAGATCCCCATCTCTGATCACTGGAGTCAGAATCTCTCTCAGTTTTTCCCCGAGGCCATTTCATTCATTG ATGAGGCGCGCTCTAAAAAGTGCGGCATCCTGGTGCACTGTCTGGCCGGGATCAGCCGCTCGGTGACCGTCACAGTGGCCTACCTGATGCAGAAGCTCAACCTGTCGCTCAACGACGCGTACGACTTCGTCAAGCGGAAAAAATCCAACATTTCCCCAAACTTCAACTTCATGGGGCAGCTCCTGGACTTTGAGCGGACGCTGGGCCTTAACAGCCCCTGCGACAACCACTCGACCTCCCCAACGCACGACCAGCTCTTCTTCACCACCCCGACCAACCACAATGTTTTTCAACTGGACACGCTGGAGTCCACATGA